GTCTGGAACGACCTGAGCGCGTCGGTCAGGGCCGGAGTCCAGACACCGTCCACCGGCCCGTCCCAGAACCCGGCGAGCTTCAGGGTCTGTTGAACGGCGGCCGTGGTCGCGGTGTCCTGCTGGGCCGCGGCTCCGCCGACCGCCAGGAGCTTGCTCTGGAGTGCCGCGGCCGTCGCCTTGTCGAGGGCGCCGGTCACCGGGAGCCCGCTCTCCTTCTGGAGCGCCTCCACCGCCGCGGCCGTCTGCGGCCCGTACACGCCGTCGATCGCGCCGGTGTAGTACCCGGCCGCGGCGAGATCCTGCTGCAGCGTCGTCACATACGCGCTCACGGCGGCCTGGGCCTGCTCGGTCTGGGTCGCCGGCACGCAGCCGGCGTCGACGAACAGCCGCAGCCAGGAGAACTCCAGGGCGACGGCCGCACTGTTGAACTGGACGGAGGCGTCGGCGAGCGGCGTGGTGTCCGTGATCGCACTCTGAGCCGCGGCGAATTCGGATTCGGCCGTCTTGACCCGGTCGACGGTCGCTGCCGGAGCGAGCGGGGTGGCGGACGGCTGCGGGGTGGCGGACGTCGCGGG
This genomic stretch from Leifsonia sp. EB41 harbors:
- a CDS encoding peptidoglycan-binding protein, which codes for MREHFGRTLNAGGRIVIAAAAVAVLALAGCSGEVTDVDRAQAQVTAAEKAVTEAQSAMKAASDSFCTASRTYLQALDRYGDVFTQTTPTVGDVRKAGSDLAKPRDNALDGAEAAVAAQAELVAAQRELADARAALERAKAGPSGTPATSATPQPSATPLAPAATVDRVKTAESEFAAAQSAITDTTPLADASVQFNSAAVALEFSWLRLFVDAGCVPATQTEQAQAAVSAYVTTLQQDLAAAGYYTGAIDGVYGPQTAAAVEALQKESGLPVTGALDKATAAALQSKLLAVGGAAAQQDTATTAAVQQTLKLAGFWDGPVDGVWTPALTDALRSFQTKLGVEPTGAVDAATISALEKAIAQGKQATPTPTPSPSPTP